The Belonocnema kinseyi isolate 2016_QV_RU_SX_M_011 chromosome 1, B_treatae_v1, whole genome shotgun sequence genomic interval cttaaaaaaatttaatttttgcattagctcaacaaatttcaaatagcGAGCCAACAACCCGGGTGCTTTGGATCGTGCACCAAGTCGTTCAAAATTTCATTCGCACAGTTCTTCAGTGTTTATTTCTGGTGTTTATATCATCTGGCAGTTATTTTGTCTTTTGTAacaatgtgaattttgaaaaccttctagttgaatacgtgctaagctacgtGTTGCATTCTCCGGTCAACACCGATCGTTGTCTTACAATTGAAACTTATTTGGGTCGTTAAggcaattttaattttggtaaagTTCTTCTGGAATGCATGATAAGCTACTTGGTGCACGACCCGTTGTACCTGTGTCGTCGACTCAGCAtttcgaatacgtattaaactacctggcgCTCGATCTGGTGTATCCAGATCATCGATTCCAAACTTTtggttattttggcagttggaacAATCTacgttttaaaaaagttcttatagAATACATCCTAAACTACCTAATGCGCATATTTGTTCACCCAGATCTTCGGCTCATCGTtgttagttattttggcaattggcacgcGGGTCGTCGACTcgccatttagaattgttttcgttattcacaaactttagattttttaaaagctcCTGTAGAATATGTATTAAACGATCTGCTGCTTAATCTAGTCACCCGGATCATTGACTCACAATTTTATGTTATTTGGACTGTTGgaagaatttaaactttaaaatagttCTTGTGGAATACGTGGTAAGATACCTAGTGTGCTATTTCGTTCATCCGGATCTTTGTCTTGTCATTGGTAGTTTTTGCGGCAGTTgctacaatttaaattcttaaaattttcttgcaaatGGCGTGATAATCTATCGAGTGCGCGACCCTGTACTCCCGGGTAGTGAACTGATCATTTAGAAACTTGTAGACTATTGGCAAACCTGAGGTTTACATTTTGAACTTCTTTCACGCGGGTTCTCAAAAAAATTGCGCAGAGACCAATAAAAGAAAACATGTATTCACCaatcctttctaaaaagtgaggaaaattCAGTAGATTGTGTCCATCTTTGATAATTTtgccaaagttcaatttcaatcAAATCACGTTCGACGGTGAGCGAAGCATGGCAGAGGGGCTATTAGCCAATGCTTGATCTATTGTTCATAACCGTGGAACAACTGTGGGTGAACATTGACCCAATCTTGAGCCACGCTTACTCCACGCTAAAACCACGTTTTCCCCACGCTTATGGTATGCCATTGTTGAGCCATATTTCACTCATTAAACCTTTTCCACGCGGGATATTATCGAAACATTtggtaaacttttgaaaatttcaaaatcttagtaTCTTTCATAAAACTTATGTTACTGCCAACTTACATAAATTTAAACCAGTAATATTCTCAGTTCCTAACGTTTAACTTTGGAGCGGACCACAAATATGTGGTCTGCACAAACTTTCATTGATTatctttatttaatataaaaaatattttttctacacttcagagatacaattttttcattcgttttcagtgctagcttaaaattaaaattaaaaatatgagcaACAACTGAAAAGCATCACATTATGTTCTTCCATCTCTCTTATATTTAATTAACTATCACGATGTTACTTCACTTAAATTTACTTTATGGTATATATGTATACATTCTCTGCATTCCATTTTTGAAAAGGCTATAATTTATGGGGAAATGCATTGACTTTTTTCACTTAATGGatatatcattatttaaatttaaatttctagacCTAAGGTGAAAACAAAAAACGAgttatttttcccaaaaattggTCTCATACATTCAAACTAGCAAGTTTTGTTTCCTTTGGATTGCTTCATTATCGTGAGTCCACCTGCTTCAATGCGTCGTGGGTCATtgagcaaaaacaaaaatttcgacgTACGTTTGCATTTGTGTATTTAGGACAACGGAGCCAAGCTCGAGCAGTTAATCCGAGGGTAATTGAAAtgacaaaaacaatagtcagaggcaaggggactcacgataatGAAGgaccccaaaggaaacagaaattactacgtccacgtcgttgttttcgggtaacgctaaaagtaaggtCAAGGTGCTGCCAtgttttgcaactttttttttaatgatccaaACCTTCCTAAGCCATAAAAACAcacttgaaggtcaagttcgtcaaCATTCTTGAAATTTGTGCAGCTTATCTCGTACTTCTTGAAGACACCTTTAACGTTTAGATTGCTAAAAaaccattaaattaaaaagaaaaacttctaAGAGCTTTTTATATAATGGTCCTTAAACTTGGCcttctaaatgtaaaaataaaagattttaaaataccaattttcacgCACAATTACCCGTTCTTTCTGAGTCCGTAGACATCttactgactttttttaaaagcatcttgaacaaatctaatcattttttgaacatttgacCCTGATTTTTGTGCTCTCAATGGTCTTAAAACCAAGATTTTCATATCACATAattgacgtaaaattttccgctccagtaaaatttgcactaaaaaatggattttctatatAAAAGATCATCTTGACCTTGAAATCAACATGAAAATTGGCCTTACGGacaaaatcaattatattttcgtactctcttaattaaaaaaaaatatgtttttcgaacttcggaatttttttggtttcaaaaatatcatttaaaataaaaaatctctagcAAACACTATTACATAAGTACTTTCTTTTTACAGCACCAAAGTGGAAGATCTGGCCAGGCAAGAAAAAGCCAACACTTCCTATCATAACTCTTGAAGTTAAAAATATACGCTATATTACTCAACAGCAAACCTTTAGCTACTTCCAGTTGAAATCAGGCACTAAACATAaagttttaacagatttcaatggACAGAAAATCATTGCAGTAATGTTCGCTGGACAGGCTTGCTCTTTCGTGGTTCAGAACGGAGAAGAATATGAACCAGGCGAAGTGCTTATAACTGATGACGTGGCCAGGAACATTGTACTGGTAGCAGATATTGATATATCGCTTAGAGATTACCCATTGGGTCATAAATATTGGAAAAAACGGTCTCGTTTTGCCATAATACCCCCTGGTGTCTTACCAGAAACACCGATGGCACCGGAATCCCCTTTCTCAATGCGCTCACATGATTCAGAACAATCCATAAACTCACATGATTCATATGCCTCAGTACACTCAATTGTCTCAT includes:
- the LOC117173732 gene encoding uncharacterized protein LOC117173732; the protein is MKMWKLAAIICFFLSAIHDSVAPKWKIWPGKKKPTLPIITLEVKNIRYITQQQTFSYFQLKSGTKHKVLTDFNGQKIIAVMFAGQACSFVVQNGEEYEPGEVLITDDVARNIVLVADIDISLRDYPLGHKYWKKRSRFAIIPPGVLPETPMAPESPFSMRSHDSEQSINSHDSYASVHSIVSSRSPPAAYPL